In the Helianthus annuus cultivar XRQ/B chromosome 11, HanXRQr2.0-SUNRISE, whole genome shotgun sequence genome, one interval contains:
- the LOC110890804 gene encoding uncharacterized protein LOC110890804 isoform X2, producing the protein MQNASATEYVFLTRLAWLLRGEINGWAVVDPARKFMDSKTRNCTVGTCDFVGNYYQLTEHASCVHPGVRPTDVDLERELEWRRLEEDMVQQDLLSMQLESDDAAEVIVGDVTWIWHLWYSMPDSSSLDESDSDS; encoded by the exons ATGCAGAATGCATCAGCAACAGAGTATGTCTTTCTAACGCGTCTCGCCTGGCTATTAAG GGGTGAAATCAACGGGTGGGCTGTGGTTGACCCTGCTCGGAAATTCATGGACTCGAAAACAAGAAATTGCACAGTTGGTACCTGTGATTTTGTTGGAAATTATTATCAACTAACAGAACATGCCAGCTGTGTACACCCAGGTGTTAGGCCAACAGATGTAGACCTTGAACGCGAACTTGAGTGGAGAAGGTTGGAAGAAGATATGGTGCAACAAGATCTGCTCAGTATGCAGTTGGAGTCGGATGATGCCGCTGAAGTCATTGTTG GCGACGTCACTTGGATTTGGCATCTTTGGTATAGCATGCCAGATAGTTCATCTTTAGATGAATCAGACAGTGATTCGTGA
- the LOC110890804 gene encoding uncharacterized protein LOC110890804 isoform X1 has protein sequence MDCVNFCEWIIHLNASATEYVFLTRLAWLLRGEINGWAVVDPARKFMDSKTRNCTVGTCDFVGNYYQLTEHASCVHPGVRPTDVDLERELEWRRLEEDMVQQDLLSMQLESDDAAEVIVGDVTWIWHLWYSMPDSSSLDESDSDS, from the exons ATGGATTGTGTTAATTTTTGTGAATGGATTATCCATCTG AATGCATCAGCAACAGAGTATGTCTTTCTAACGCGTCTCGCCTGGCTATTAAG GGGTGAAATCAACGGGTGGGCTGTGGTTGACCCTGCTCGGAAATTCATGGACTCGAAAACAAGAAATTGCACAGTTGGTACCTGTGATTTTGTTGGAAATTATTATCAACTAACAGAACATGCCAGCTGTGTACACCCAGGTGTTAGGCCAACAGATGTAGACCTTGAACGCGAACTTGAGTGGAGAAGGTTGGAAGAAGATATGGTGCAACAAGATCTGCTCAGTATGCAGTTGGAGTCGGATGATGCCGCTGAAGTCATTGTTG GCGACGTCACTTGGATTTGGCATCTTTGGTATAGCATGCCAGATAGTTCATCTTTAGATGAATCAGACAGTGATTCGTGA